A window of Lepidochelys kempii isolate rLepKem1 chromosome 1, rLepKem1.hap2, whole genome shotgun sequence contains these coding sequences:
- the LOC140905899 gene encoding C3a anaphylatoxin chemotactic receptor-like yields the protein MSLLLRSNSTYKPDDGATLQYAPEIICSLIIFIVTFILGLLGNGLVIWVAGLKMKRTVNTVWFLHLAMADFLCCMSLPFSIIHLILHEYWPYGHFLCKVIPSAIILNMFASVFLLTVISIDRCLMVMKPVWCQNHRTVRLASVMCGCIWLLAFLMCCPAFLYRETFTDEFGKTVCHYQFGDGRDYGDYMDYGNGNDSALSSGISLDENPVGFSSADISSSLYNDTDLLGNLNDYFSYSSRPATLLTISITRIVFGFLLPFSIIAACYILIAVKMHGARFTKPRGKTLRVILVVVVAFFVCWAPFHTVEALSLLAMPGTRFRETVALWDHLSTALAYANSCINPLLYVFVGRDFRRKAHRSVQGILEVAFNEEVTCSTSYSRDRTKTSADRDISSNTL from the coding sequence ATGTCTCTGCTCCTGAGGAGTAACAGCACCTACAAGCCAGATGATGGTGCCACGCTACAGTACGCACCAGAAATAATTTGTTCCTTAATTATCTTCATTGTCACCTTTATCCTGGGTCTCCTGGGCAATGGCTTGGTGATCTGGGTGGCTGGCCTGAAAATGAAGCGGACCGTGAACACTGTGTGGTTCCTGCACCTTGCCATGGCTGACTTCCTGTGCTGCATGTCTCTGCCATTCTCCATCATTCACCTGATCCTCCATGAGTACTGGCCATATGGCCACTTCCTCTGCAAGGTTATCCCATCAGCCATCATCCTCAACATGTTTGCCAGTGTCTTTCTCCTCACTGTCATCAGCATTGACCGGTGCTTGATGGTAATGAAACCAGTTTGGTGTCAGAACCACCGTACTGTGAGGCTTGCATCAGTGATGTGTGGTTGTATCTGGCTCCTGGCCTTTCTTATGTGCTGTCCTGCCTTCCTCTACCGTGAGACCTTCACAGATGAATTCGGCAAAACTGTGTGTCATTATCAATTTGGAGATGGTAGGGATTATGGAGATTATATGGATTACGGGAACGGGAATGATTCAGCGTTGAGCTCTGGCATATCCCTAGATGAAAATCCTGTTGGTTTCTCCAGTGCTGATATTTCTAGCAGCCTTTACAATGATACTGACTTACTGGGGAACTTGAATGATTACTTCTCCTACAGCAGTCGGCCAGCCACCCTACTGACCATCAGTATTACCAGGATTGTTTTtggcttcctccttccctttagCATAATTGCAGCTTGCTACATCCTTATTGCCGTCAAGATGCATGGAGCCCGATTTACCAAACCCCGTGGTAAGACCCTGCGAGTGATCCTGGTTGTGGTAGTAGCATTCTTTGTCTGCTGGGCTCCATTTCACACAGTTGAGGCACTGTCTCTCCTAGCTATGCCAGGCACCAGATTTAGGGAGACAGTGGCACTGTGGGACCACCTCTCTACAGCACTAGCCTATGCCAACAGCTGCATCAACCCTTTGCTCTACGTATTTGTGGGGCGGGACTTCAGGCGGAAGGCACACCGATCAGTGCAGGGCATCTTGGAGGTCGCCTTCAACGAGGAAGTTACATGCTCCACTTCCTACTCACGGGACAGGACCAAGACTTCAGCAGACAGGGATATCAGCAGCAACACCCTCTAA